Genomic segment of Corticium candelabrum chromosome 16, ooCorCand1.1, whole genome shotgun sequence:
CTCATAAAAGTTAAACCCTAGCAGCTGGTCTCCCCAATTTGAGGTCCATCGACGCCCTGGCTTGTAACACCTCTAAGCTCATGTCACTTGAATTGCTATTCGACAGCTGGACACACACGGCGACACACATGACTACAGTAGATCACGAGTGCCTGGAGACGGGGCTAACAATATAAGTATGCcagcagtggcgtaggaagatgttcacgagctaggggctgtaccgtggatgtcatcatgagtaagctAAACTACAACAGATTTgtagcacagaaaatttcaattcctacagtGAGCGAGGGGGTTGCATCCCTCCATCCACCACCACCCGTACCCACCCCCCGGTTCCTACGCCGGTGATGGGGTGAATTAGGCTTACCCGTTCTCGATTTGTGCTTTCCGTTGGGAAGAAGAGCGATAAAATTGATGGTGAAAGCTGCTTGTAAAGCGAAGAGCAGCATAGCGGGTGCTAAGCCGTCACCTTGAAGAAGAGTAAGTACCAACCACGTGTTTACCCAAAGCACAGAGAAGTGAGACAGACGGGTGCGACGTCTGTTTGACAATGCAACCGATCTGTAggacaaacacaagcaaaacgTTTTCATAGAAGCCATATAATACTGTTTAGATCTAAATTCAATAAAATGTTTGTGTTCTATTTGGTTTCAACGTAGAGCACATTGCGTAACTTTATTTACAAAATATGAATTAAATGATTTATTTTAAAACCGAGCTTATTAGAATATTTAACATTTTAAATGTTATTTGTATATTGCGTAAcaatatttacaaaaatttatatattgaatagtttattaatacatttaaaAGTGAATTCattaaaatattatatattaaatgcTAGATGTATATTGCTTAacaatatttataaatatatattaaatagtgtattaatacatttataattgaatttattaaaatatttaatatattaaatgTTATTTTGTATATTGCATAACAACATTTATAAAAATATCTATTAAATGGTTTACTAATAAATTTGAAACagaattttaatattttttattattttatatattaaatattatcTGTAATTTGCAATGATCCTTATACCTTTCTAGTTGATTAAAATGTGGTTTGCCATTTACTGCCCTCAAAACATTCGGTCCTACGAGTATCACCAAAACTGTGATGGCGCTGATGACGTAGACGATCCGGGGAGTTGTAGTATGTTGCCAATTGGGCAGTCGATCGAGAACGGCTGCGGGCAGAAATTGCAGCGCCCAATAGATCCAAACACAAGCGACGCTCACAGGCAGCCCGTAAGATACAGCCGCTTGCAATAAACCGTTGCCGTTCAGTTGGCCATTCCTTTTCATCATAAACCACCAAACTGCAGGAAAGAGAGCAACACAAGAGCAAGAAACGACATAACGAGCGACCGTCAGGGAGCCGATTAGCGGTCGCACTGCAGCTAACGACGTCAAGAACGACGAACGCTCGCATTCAACTTTCATCTCAAAGCATCCGTGAAAGCAAGTTGCTGCACGACAGCAGATCACCGCCAATAGAGCAGACACGCCCACTACTTTGAATTTCTCCCACTTTATCGGAGTGTTTGTCTCACACAGTTTGCTCTCGGATTCGACCAGACGACGACAGGCGATGCAGAAATAGACGACGTAGAGAGATATGAGGAGATAGTTGACGCTACCGTCTTCGTACGTTATGTAACTGCTCGAGAACGAACCGACACATTGAAGGAGCACTAAGAAGGACGCAGACGCGTTGTCTGCGCGCGCTATCCAGCTCTTTGGCGTCGTCCAGAAAGCCGCCGGCGACAACTTCGTGAACGTTTCGCGTTCGAAGTACACGAACGCAAAGACGGAACCAAGAGCAGAACCAAAACAGAGGAAAATGGGTAACTCTTCGTTGCCCTTTGTTGCTAGGATCAGGTGGAGAGGAATACCACATAACAAACCAAACGTGCCACCTGTAAGTATTAGTGGCCATAACTTGGTAAAACGCTGTAGCCGACCGCATAGACTCGAACCGTTGTCCAGCAAGAAGCTCAGTATTGGTAACAAAGACAAAGCGAGAACGACCACGCCAAGGCTCATCGAGACTAAATCCAATTTTGCCCACACTTCTCTACACATCGACTGCACCTTTTGGAAATACTTCTCGTACTCGTTCTGTAACAGCTGTGCGTCTCCGTCTTCTCCTTTAGACACAAAGGCGTGGAAGCCTTTCTCTAGCGTTTCGAAGTCTGTCGTGAGTTGCTCTAGTTGTGCGGACGGAAGGTCTTGCGACGTTTTGGCGTAGGCGTCGAGATAGCGATGCAACTGGTGGGAATTCAGACGCATCGCCTCTAGTAGGGTGCGGTTGTTGTCGCGATCGGAGGCGAACATCTCTGGAATGACGGAACCGAGACTAGAGAAGGGGATCGGCAATCCGAGCAGAAGAGAGATGGTCGGGACGAGGTCGATTTGAGAGACGTCTCGCAGAGCACCCTGTACGAACCAAAtagtaaaaaatttaaaaataaaaattgaaaatttattttacgaagttaaatttaaattgtaaATTGTAACCATTGTATCATCTCGAGTCTCGAGTGGTTATTGTTGCCGCAAAgcaattatataaaattattaaaattaaataattagtaataattatataaaattagtgtactttaaattaaattaaagttGTACACTAATGGGAGCAGATACTGTCATATTGACATAACACTTGCTTGCTTCTCAGCTGCTGGAGCTGCATACCTGTTGTAGTCGTGTTGATGCTAGTCTCttccagactcacgtgagcctgaaCGTTCCGGGCTCAGATAcagtccggttcccgtatgacactttcactGCCAGGTTTActtgagtctggggacgaggctatcaCAGACGAAGGAAGCACCATCGCATTGGAAGGCCAAGCATGCATAGGGGCGTGACCAACGACATTGTTTGCGCAAACAGAGACCGTTCTATTATAAAAAGCATCGTCTTCGGCATCAATATTGATACCAATGTTCACAAGTGCAAAATTTGTAAATGCCTGTAAAATGTGTGCTCTCGGTACCCAACAgacgtacatgcatgtactagaAATATTGGTCGTCGTGCCGACTGAATTTTTTTATTCGACGACATGATCCCTTCGTCTCCGCTT
This window contains:
- the LOC134192546 gene encoding GPI ethanolamine phosphate transferase 3-like; the encoded protein is MQRKFDRIAVVLIDAMRADFGIYEPHLPPAQTPFYKNKLPVIHELLTSGEGLDAHMFRFVADSPTTTTQRLKGLTTGSLPTFIDAGENFAAQSVVEDNWIKRANENGLVSVMLGDNTLLYLYPGLFDRQFGFYSFDVADLHSVDNGILQNLYSELEKSDWNVLVAHFLGVDHAGHRFGPNHPEMASKLSQMDEVLREVANTIDNTTLLVVMGDHGMTSSGEHGGDSSHEVNSFLFTYTPSSVIASSPDSSKPGSESGALRDVSQIDLVPTISLLLGLPIPFSSLGSVIPEMFASDRDNNRTLLEAMRLNSHQLHRYLDAYAKTSQDLPSAQLEQLTTDFETLEKGFHAFVSKGEDGDAQLLQNEYEKYFQKVQSMCREVWAKLDLVSMSLGVVVLALSLLPILSFLLDNGSSLCGRLQRFTKLWPLILTGGTFGLLCGIPLHLILATKGNEELPIFLCFGSALGSVFAFVYFERETFTKLSPAAFWTTPKSWIARADNASASFLVLLQCVGSFSSSYITYEDGSVNYLLISLYVVYFCIACRRLVESESKLCETNTPIKWEKFKVVGVSALLAVICCRAATCFHGCFEMKVECERSSFLTSLAAVRPLIGSLTVARYVVSCSCVALFPAVWWFMMKRNGQLNGNGLLQAAVSYGLPVSVACVWIYWALQFLPAAVLDRLPNWQHTTTPRIVYVISAITVLVILVGPNVLRAVNGKPHFNQLERSVALSNRRRTRLSHFSVLWVNTWLVLTLLQGDGLAPAMLLFALQAAFTINFIALLPNGKHKSRTDVSWCDMVMWTTLSYHYFYCTGHQPLLSDIRFEAAFVGLRGAVHGVFSTALSTFLILLNTFTSQTLCVVGLPLLLFAKQRLSSTAFSNVTSMQNGIEGGDKGPLLSTTDVDSTYRSICRLCLLYTVCRTFKVMATVVASVVLRIHLYTWRLFAPRFLYEVVGFMYEEVLLLVIFLFVVALDNRIRSQ